One genomic region from Phragmites australis chromosome 1, lpPhrAust1.1, whole genome shotgun sequence encodes:
- the LOC133918955 gene encoding zinc finger BED domain-containing protein DAYSLEEPER-like has product MKQTVLQYNPDGSVHHWEYDSANARKELCRFIARADLPLNIGSSSRSSDSSSRSSTGTGIPTSGGELITFIDSDVISHEQENFNILQWWHEHKTNYPVLSLLARDLLTVPVSTVSSEAAFSLTGRIIEERRTNLSSEMVEILTIVKDWEQAEARMQHTAENTELEESFQNLYLDADENV; this is encoded by the exons atgaagcagacggtattgcagtacaaccccgacggctctgttcatcattgggagtacgactctgccaatgctcgaaaagagctatgtcgcttcattgcaagagcggatctaccactcaatatcg gttcttcatcaagaagttcagactcttcgtcacgatcgtctacgggcaccggaattccaacatccggaggggagctaattaccttcatcgacagtgacgttatcagccacgaacaagaaaacttcaacatactgcaatggtggcatgagcacaagacgaattatccagtcctttcactgttagcgcgagatttgttaacggttcctgtatctacagtttcttctgaggctgccttcagtcttacaggaaggataatcgaagagagaagaacaaatctgtcaagtgagatggttgaaatactcaccatagtaaaggattgggaacaagctgaagcacgaatgcaacacactgcagaaaatactgagcttgaagaatcattccaaaatttgtatctagatgctgatgagaacgtgtaa